The proteins below are encoded in one region of Misgurnus anguillicaudatus chromosome 24, ASM2758022v2, whole genome shotgun sequence:
- the LOC129438397 gene encoding C3a anaphylatoxin chemotactic receptor-like, whose translation MVGTTLGPQNQTNDTTYTKSEENSSNIKIFEICIFFVILVLGVIGNGLVIFVTGYKMKKTVNSIWFLNLAIADIIFITFLVYEIVLAFDSSLHAALNKHMKACLYFVFALNMFASVFFLTLISVDRCLCTWFVVWVQNKRTLVKARIICVFVWILSICCSIPVGIAQYVVNDENLINVYMPQFIYRFIVGFLIPFIIIASSYTAIGVRVKRLKIGKQFRPYRIISVILAFFICWFPHHVHSLCLINALKYNWSDSAMKKLKTAFPFVDFLVYVNSCLNPILYVFMCDEYKKKLKKSLLLVFEGAFIEEHLSLRSSSLPRNSQSQQVLSVQTEDTSI comes from the coding sequence ttggCACAACTTTGGGACCTCAAAATCAGACCAATGACACAACATACACAAAGTCAGAAGAAAactcatcaaacattaaaatctTCGAgatatgcatattttttgtcATCTTAGTCTTAGGTGTCATTGGAAATGGACTTGTCATCTTTGTGACCGGCTACAAAATGAAGAAAACAGTCAACTCTATTTGGTTTCTCAACTTGGCAATTGCAGACATCATTTTTATTACGTTCTTGGTTTACGAAATTGTTTTGGCCTTTGACAGTAGTTTACATGCGGCCTTGAACAAACACATGAAggcatgtttgtattttgtttttgcacTAAATATGTTTGCAAGTGTTTTCTTTTTGACACTTATCAGTGTGGATCGATGTCTGTGCACATGGTTTGTTGTTTGGGTTCAGAACAAACGAACTTTAGTCAAAGCCAGAATCATCTGTGTATTTGTGTGGATTTTATCCATCTGCTGCAGCATCCCTGTTGGCATTGCTCAGTATGTAGTTAACGATGAAAATTTAATCAATGTCTATATGCCTCAGTTTATATACAGGTTCATTGTTGGATTTCTAATTCCCTTTATAATCATTGCATCTTCATACACAGCCATTGGTGTGCGAGTAAAACGTCTGAAAATAGGAAAACAGTTTCGTCCTTACCGGATCATATCTGTGATTCTGGCTTTTTTCATTTGCTGGTTTCCTCATCATGTTCACAGTTTGTGTttaataaatgcattgaagtaTAACTGGAGTGACAGTGCTATGAAGAAACTTAAAACTGCATTTCCTTTTGTAGACTTTCTGGTTTATGTAAACAGTTGTCTGAACCCCATTCTCTATGTGTTCATGTGTGATGAGTATAAGAAGAAACTTAAAAAGTCTCTCCTGCTGGTGTTTGAGGGGGCTTTTATTGAGGAGCATTTGAGTTTAAGATCATCTTCACTTCCTCGCAACTCTCAAAGTCAGCAGGTATTAAGTGTACAGACAGAAGACACAAGCATCTGA